In the Larimichthys crocea isolate SSNF chromosome XXI, L_crocea_2.0, whole genome shotgun sequence genome, one interval contains:
- the otogl gene encoding otogelin-like protein codes for MNLKWTVKRFLLMSFSISHLLLLEGAQSRLSVAEGRLQRRANALRRKRDLLGEETYRPLLSEGTLSRSILHNYTARDASSEYCGCLNGGWCQEGGVCDCAQFQALGDRCQIIPNQGQDRDGICRSWGQHHYETFDGIYFYFPGTCSYVLAQDCHSATPQYTVWVHNSRSCDGSVYLCPRALSLFFPNEEEIHISGYQVHQGGHRLSLPQTIGGVFIERLADYLLVKSVFGFSLAWDGGSGVYLKMSEEHQGTPCGLCGNFNHIAGDDLTTTRGIRTDEPSLFANSWAVDLPHERACPSVDIDFNGPCQSESDMDDAIEKCSALLFFPFLSCHENIDPNPFVASCVSDLCGSDDEETFCRALVEYTRACSHVGYPVREWRDNFPSCNDGCEESFVYRDCISCCPPTCTFEKECLGTNLHCLDGCYCPDGLILQNGTCIAVSQCPCVYHGTSYVQGHVLQQGCSVCVCTGGVWNCTENNCTAECSVVGDVFMTTFDGRMFLQPGACQYVLAKSRSTSRFTVTLQYTTCTEQQMCIQSVTVVLDEDVSRQITLTREGEVIIGVNPAPVLPYVDDAVEVQKLTSVFTQLKAEIGLRLHYDGRGGRIYLQLDNQWRGQTLGLCGTFNGNLRDDFLSPAGMIEGTPQLHANAWKVSSACVAPVNLPIVDPCEMNQNNVFYASQCEVLVGNVFAPCHGYISPNIYQQQCRYQACRCGSSCLCTALAHYAYLCSKHGVDIDFRSHVSECGVVCLGGMLYSHCVSSCGRSCRALSSTETCNPDECAEGCGCPVGSYYDDVRQRCVQLSQCHCYSMGGASQPGEVTFSASGPCLCRNGKMECVPEEKEPDSVEVGECPEGKVYHSCTEQRGGVACAPTCRNLMLNLTCPPNTPCIPGCVCPPGLVLHHGQCYYPENCPCAWMGLEYLPGETVETPCYRCMCHRGYFNCSYSPCPAVCTVYSDRHYHTFDGLEYDYKSDCQVYLIKGTGETEVSIVAQNKDCYESGIVCMKILVIHVGLTKIYFTDNSGNPNPSTVVGRGSEFQLWKAGYYTVVHFSNQDLTILWDRKTTVHIRAGPHWKGLLGGLCGNFDSVTVNDMTTSSHMEVNNAQSFGDSWALGQCESDYVVERPCEGDLGRQPYAKRECALLYSDVFAPCHNVVDVAWFYRNCLTDTCNCNRGGDCECLCTSIAAYAHKCCQQGVTINWRSPSVCPYDCEYYNQELGEGPFSLVSAVHNDTMFGVNRTSSLVFPLVRERPGQLPAPGLLFNFMITAGLQKDKTSRVPVVSLESAERPNYFLAVGAGRSRLQMEQWSRGADFSRRATFIQHQGLFLPGHTSFELVGQRGIFLSLTRNAARAQRYDTSEDFKGSSSFTLEESSFVIPYRMMCEWRYQSCASPCVHTCSDPDATRCQFLPPVEGCFPRCPKNMVLDEVTRRCVYTEDCVSLPPTPTPFAYVTRSNRTTTAPTTAPTTTTTTAPTTKANNHNHHYYHNHYDHNNHNQTTTTRAKPQTRATTTKSNHNQSNHNQSNHNQSNDYLLHYCQAHNNHTTPTTPSTTRSLQLSPPLRPPPTEATTVPSTSSPPPPTTLASTTLPPPPTTPTKTTTTTTTTTTTTTVTTPSTPAPTTAAVVECKDPKIENADQIEGSPPYRLNNRVTFKCKPGYEMIGAPTMTCGENNEWTPVPTCKKLPTTTTTTTTTTPTTTTTTTTTTTTTTTVTTPSTPPPTTAVTSTPPLATSPTTQPPPTTTITTAPPTTTPTVPETTTETTTTPQPTPPVTTVTTETTTPTPTSTVVTSTAPPTTTTEPTTESVTTEIITSPSTTPVTEETSTVQPFLLPTTPCTPPYSYRIDECAELICFNGELLLHNSSLHCRFNTTQPQCSLLGMPILVNTDPCCPLWRCPCRCTMMSDLRVITFDGNNVALYDNGSYILVSLPQETIIGTVEKCPTSQSVNSIRRPSPTGGTSGLCFKKLNITTSSYRIIIHRLDRKVTVNYRPVRLPFSRHALYVEDTGSMYLIHTPGGVNIQWYHSTGIMVLQYIAPYNASVPTRGLCGCCDGNPEDDLKLPNGTVVRELGDMMLFLHAWRVPTTDETEHTRRVGDNCTTGDCSSCLSMLRQRTFTPCHSKVTPEQFCDIMWAGDLHYKDHQCDFLAAYVAVCYTHQVCINWRRHNFCPLHCPPGKEYKPCVSTCTSRTCLNREYYEETTCSFIREECVCRSGTILHRADSPFCVTEDRCVCTDNEGNPRAPGEVWNGSVRSCCLYKCLENGSVVPVEADCNSVPTPLCEREGEYVLDVMEEGACCPKKICECNMTICDSDAPPCDNGDRLVIGYSALSCCPEYRCECDPMTCPRVSAPHCREDQFLVEVRGAKSCCYSFLCVCESCIEPIPTCSHGEILAVDLNTTNSCCPQYHCVCDANLCPESSVSCAPGLTLVQTTVPGNCCPQHHCECQCEDSSVPICQVGEVLVEIPDSSINCGCPQYMCQKAEVCLFQGVTVLGPGQSLVQYLEGELCYTVHCLHHKDPDSGFYAMEISSVNCSQKCGSHQVYVQSADPQVCCGSCKNISCTHTNENGTTELFAAGSSWVENCTRYDCMETTVGAVILASGVVCPPFNDTECLQNGGVVQSYVDGCCKTCKEDGKTCKRVAIRTTIRKDDCRSNAPVTVYSCDGKCPSATIFNFNINSHARFCKCCRESGLQTRSVTLYCSRNATVVEYNFQEPLDCSCQWN; via the exons TACCTAACCAGGGCCAGGATAGAGATGGCATTTGCAGGTCATGGGGTCAGCACCACTATGAAACATTTGATGGAATCTATTTCTACTTCCCTGGAACCTGCTCTTACGTTCTGGCGCAGGACTGCCACTCAGCTACACCACAGTACACTGTGTGG GTCCACAACAGCAGATCGTGTGACGGGAGTGTGTATTTATGCCCAAGAGCTCTCAGTCTGTTCTTCCCAAATGAGGAGGAGATCCACATCTCTGGATATCAGGTCCACCAAGGAggccacag GTTAAGTCTGCCTCAGACTATTGGCGGAGTGTTCATTGAGCGACTGGCCGATTACCTGCTGGTGAAGAGTGTGTTTGGCTTCTCTTTGGCCTGGGATGGAGGCTCGGGCGTCTACCTGAAGATGAGTGAGGAGCACCAGGGTACCCCCTGTGGCCTGTGCGGGAACTTCAACCACATTGCTGGTGATGACCTCACCACTACCCGAG GCATTCGGACAGATGAGCCTTCATTGTTTGCTAACAGCTGGGCGGTGGACCTGCCTCATGAGAGAGCCTGTCCCTCAGTAGATATCGACTTCAATGGGCCCTGCCAATCTGAATCAGACATGGAC GATGCCATAGAGAAATGCAGTGCACTTCTCTTCTTCCCATTTCTCTCCTGTCATGAAAACATTGACCCAAATCCCTTTGTGGCTAGTTGTGTGTCTGACCTTTGTGG gtctgATGACGAAGAAACATTTTGTCGAGCCTTGGTTGAGTACACCAGGGCTTGCTCACATGTTGGATATCCAGTAAGAGAATGGCGAGACAACTTCCCTTCTTGTA ATGATGGCTGTGAGGAGAGTTTTGTCTATAGAGACTGCATCAGTTGCTGTCCGCCCACCTGTACATTTGAGAAAGAGTGCCTGGGAACCAACCTACATTGTCTGGATGGATGCTACTGCCCTGATG GTCTTATCTTACAAAATGGAACATGTATTGCTGTTTCTCAGTGTCCATGTGTTTATCATGGTACATCATATGTACAAGGGCATGTGCTTCAACAAGGATGTAGTGTCTG CGTGTGCACGGGAGGAGTGTGGAACTGCACTGAGAACAACTGCACAG CGGAGTGTTCGGTGGTCGGTGATGTGTTTATGACCACATTTGATGGTAGGATGTTTCTCCAACCGGGGGCGTGTCAGTACGTCCTGGCAAAGAGCCGCAGCACCAGCAGATTTACCGTCACACTGCAGTATACTACCTGCACAGAG CAGCAGATGTGTATTCAGTCAGTGACAGTGGTGTTGGATGAGGATGTAAGTCGTCAGATCACTTTGACCAGAGAGGGCGAGGTGATAATCGGTGTCAACCCAGCGCCTGTCCTGCCCTATGTTGATG ATGCAGTGGAGGTGCAGAAGCTGACCTCTGTGTTTACACAGCTGAAGGCAGAAATTGGTCTGAGGCTGCATTATGATGGTCGAGGGGGGCGGATCTACCTGCAGCTGGATAACCAGTGGCGTGGACAGACTCTGGGGCTTTGTGGAACTTTCAATGGAAACCTACGAGATGATTTCCT gtCTCCAGCAGGTATGATAGAAGGCACTCCTCAGCTTCACGCCAATGCTTGGAAGGTTTCGTCTGCTTGTGTCGCTCCAGTCAACCTGCCCATCGTAGACCCATGTGAAATGAACCAGAACAACG TATTCTATGCATCCCAATGTGAGGTGCTTGTGGGGAATGTGTTTGCCCCGTGTCACGGCTACATCAGTCCAAACATCTACCAGCAGCAGTGCCGCTACCAGGCCTGTCGTTGTGGGAGCAGTTGTTTGTGCACGGCACTGGCTCACTACGCTTACCTCTGCTCCAAACACGGAGTCGACATTGATTTCCGATCACACGTCTCAGAATGTG GAGTGGTGTGCCTTGGAGGCATGTTGTACAGCCATTGTGTGTCATCTTGCGGACGATCCTGTCGTGCTCTGTCAAGCACTGAGACGTGTAATCCTGACGAATGTGCTGAGGGCTGTGGCTGTCCAGTCGGCAGCTACTACGATGATGTGCGCCAGCGTTGTGTACAACT GTCACAGTGTCACTGTTACTCCATGGGTGGTGCGTCGCAGCCAGGGGAGGTGACCTTCAGCGCCTCTGGCCCCTG CCTGTGCAGAAATGGGAAGATGGAGTGTGTGCCAGAGGAAAAAG AGCCAGACAGTGTAGAGGTCGGGGAGTGTCCAGAGGGGAAAGTGTACCACAGCTGCACCGAGCAAAGAGGAGGCGTGGCCTGTGCACCTACCTGCCGTAACCTGATGTTGAACCTCACCTGTCCTCCAAACACTCCATGCATCCCTGGCTGTGTCTGCCCTCCTGG GCTGGTGCTGCACCATGGGCAGTGTTACTATCCAGAGAACTGTCCCTGTGCCTGGATGGGCCTTGAATACCTGCCTGGAGAAACTGTGGAAACACCATGTTACAGATG tATGTGCCACCGTGGCTATTTTAACTGTAGCTACTCACCGTGTCCAGCTGTGTGTACTGTCTACAGCGACAGACACTACCACACCTTCGATGGCCTTGAGTATGACTACAAATCTGACTGTCAGGTCTACCTGATTAAA GGTACAGGAGAAACCGAGGTGTCCATTGTTGCCCAAAACAAGGACTGCTATGAGAGCGGCATTGTGTGCATGAAAATACTGGTCATTCACGTGGGACTTACCAAGATCTACTTCACCGACAACTCTGGCAACCCT AATCCGTCCACTGTTGTAGGTCGAGGGTCAGAGTTTCAGCTTTGGAAAGCAGGCTACTACACTGTGGTCCACTTCTCTAATCAGGACCTGACCATCCTATGGGACCGTAAGACAACTGTACACATCAGAGCTGGACCACATTGGAAG GGTCTTCTTGGTGGGCTATGCGGAAActttgacagtgtgacagtgaatgATATGACCACCTCCAGCCACATGGAAGTCAATAATGCACAGAGCTTTGGAGACAGCTGGGCACTTGGACAG tgtgaaaGTGACTATGTAGTTGAGCGACCATGTGAAGGGGACTTAGGCAGACAGCCTTACGCCAAGAGGGAGTGTGCTCTCCTCTACAGTGACGTCTTTGCACCCTGCCACAACGTG GTGGACGTGGCCTGGTTCTATAGGAACTGCTTGACAGACACTTGCAATTGTAACCGTGGGGGAGACTGTGAGTGTCTCTGTACATCCATCGCTGCGTATGCACACAAATGCTGTCAACAGGGGGTCACAATAAACTGGAGATCACCCTCTGTCTGTC CCTATGATTGTGAATACTATAATCAAG AGCTAGGTGAAGGCCCATTTTCCCTGGTGAGTGCTGTTCATAATGACACCATGTTTGGGGTGAATCGCACCAGCAGCTTAGTGTTTCCTCTGGTGAGAGAGCGACCAGGGCAGTTACCTGCCCCTGGTCTACTGTTCAACTTCATGATCACAGCAGGCCTGCAGAAGGACAAAACATCAC GTGTCCCTGTGGTGTCATTGGAGTCTGCAGAAAGACCAAACTATTTCCTTGCTGTGGGCGCAGGACGCAGCCGTCTTCAGATGGAGCAGTGGAGTCGAGGGGCGGATTTTAGTCGCAGGGCAACCTTTATCCAACACCAGGGGCTGTTTTTGCCAGGTCACACCTCGTTCGAGCTTGTCGGCCAACGTGGAATCTTTCTGTCCCTGACACGCAATGCTGCGAGAGCTCAGAGATACGACACCTCAGAGGACTtcaaaggcagcagcagcttcacgtTAGAGG AGAGCAGTTTTGTGATACCATACCGTATGATGTGTGAATGGCGCTACCAGTCCTGTGCGAGTCCTTGTGTCCACACATGCAGTGACCCAGATGCCACACGCTGCCAGTTCCTGCCTCC tgtGGAGGGCTGCTTCCCACGCTGTCCCAAGAACATGGTCCTTGATGAAGTCACAAGGAGATGTGTCTACACAGAGGACT GTGTGTCCCTTCCCCCAACTCCGACGCCCTTTGCATATGTGACACGGTCCAACAGAACTacaacagcaccaacaacagcaccaacaacaactacaacaacagcaccaacaaCG aaggccaacaaccacaaccaccactACTACCACAACCACTACgaccacaacaaccacaaccagACAACCACAACCAGAGCCAAACCACAAACCAGAGCAACCACAACTAAGAGCAACCACAACCAGAGCAACCACAACCAGAGCAACCACAACCAGAGCAACGACTACCTCCTCCACTACTGTCAGGCCCACAACAACCACACCACTCCCACTACTCCCAGCACAACC AGGTCACTACAGCTGTCACCACCCCTGAGGCCACCACCCACTGAGGCTACCACAGTCCCATCgacttcctctcctccaccacctaCTACTCTTGCTTCCACCAccctcccacccccacccaccactCCTACtaaaaccaccaccaccaccaccacaaccaccaccaccaccaccgttACTACACCATCAACACCAGCCCCGACAACCGCA GCAGTGGTTGAATGTAAAGATCCTAAGATTGAAAACGCTGACCAGATTGAAGGGTCTCCCCCTTATAGACTAAACAATAGGGTGACATTCAAGTGCAAACCTGGATATGAAATGATAGGGGCGCCTACAATGACATGTGGTGAAAATAATGAGTGGACACCTGTACCAACATGTAAAA aattaccaaccacaacaactactactactactactactcctactacaactaccaccaccaccaccacaaccaccaccaccaccaccgttACTACACCATCAACACCACCCCCGACAACCGCAGTAACTTCCACCCCACCTCTTGCAACCTCCCCCACCACACAGCCACCACCCACCACAACCATCACAACTGCacctcccaccaccacccccactgTCCCTGAAACCACCACCGAAACCACGACCACTCCTCAACCTACGCCACCGGTTACAACTGTCACCACGGAGACCACCACCCCAACGCCAACCTCAACAGTTGTGACATCGACAGCACCACCTACTACAACCACTGAGCCCACTACCGAGTCTGTTACCACTGAAATAATCACAAGCCCCAGCACCACTCCTGTAACAGAGGAAACATCAACTGTACAACCTTTCCTCCTGCCCACTACACCCTGCACA CCTCCATACTCCTATCGCATCGACGAGTGTGCTGAGCTGATCTGTTTCAATGgagagctgctgcttcacaaCTCCTCTCTACACTGCCGCTTCAACACCACACAGCCCCAGTGCAGCCTGCTGGGCATGCCCATCCTCGTTAACACAGACCCCTGCTGTCCACTGTGGCGGTGCCCCT GTCGCTGCACCATGATGTCTGACCTGCGTGTTATCACATTTGACGGCAACAACGTGGCCCTGTATGATAACGGCTCATACATCCTGGTTAGCCTGCCCCAAGAGACTATCATTGGAACTGTGGAGAAATGTCCGACCAGCCAG AGTGTAAACTCCATCAGACGACCT AGTCCTACAGGTGGAACATCTGGTCTATGTTTTAAGAAACTGAACATCACCACATCCTCCTATAGAATCATTATCCACCGACTGGATCGCAAG gTGACAGTAAACTATAGACCTGTTAGACTTCCATTCTCCCGCCATGCTCTTTATGTGGAAGACACAGGCAGCATGTACCTGATCCACACACCTGGTGGGGTCAACATACAATGGTATCACAGCACTGGCATCATGGTGCTGCAGTACATCGCCCCCTATAATGCATCTGTGCCTACTCGAGGCCTGTGTG GTTGTTGTGATGGGAACCCAGAGGATGACCTAAAGCTGCCCAATGGCACAGTGGTCAGAGAGTTGGGAGACATGATGCTCTTCCTGCATGCTTGGAGAGTCCCAACCACTGATGAAACCGAACACACACGCAGGGTCGGGGATAACTGCACCACCGGAGACTGCTCCTCCTGTCTCTCCATGCTGCGCCAGAGAACCTTTACACCGTGCCACAGCAAG GTCACTCCAGAGCAGTTCTGCGACATCATGTGGGCCGGAGATTTACACTACAAGGATCACCAGTGTGACTTTTTAGCAGCGTACGTGGCGGTCTGCTACACACATCAAGTCTGCATCAACTGGAGGCGACACAACTTCTGCC CATTGCATTGTCCCCCTGGTAAGGAGTACAAGCCATGTGTGAGCACCTGCACCAGCCGCACCTGTCTGAACAGGGAGTACTACGAGGAGACCACCTGCTCCTTCAtaagagaggagtgtgtgtgccgCAGTGGAACCATCCTGCACCGAGCTGACTCCCCTTTCTGTGTAACTGAGGACCGCTGTG TATGCACAGACAATGAGGGAAACCCCCGGGCCCCGGGCGAGGTGTGGAATGGCTCTGTTCGCAGCTGCTGTCTGTACAAGTGTTTGGAGAATGGCTCTGTGGTGCCTGTTGAGGCAGATTGCAACTCTGTCCCGACACCGCtgtgtgagagggagggagagtatGTACTGGACGTGATGGAAGAAGGAGCCTGTTGCCCAAAGAAGATCTGCG AGTGCAACATGACAATCTGTGACAGCGACGCTCCACCTTGTGATAATGGGGACAGGCTTGTGATTGGTTACAGTGCTCTGTCCTGCTGCCCAGAATACAGATGCG AGTGTGACCCCATGACATGCCCTCGAGTGTCAGCCCCCCACTGCAGGGAAGATCAGTTCTTAGTGGAGGTTAGGGGGGCGAAATCCTGCTGCTACTCTTTTCTGTGTG TGTGTGAGTCATGTATTGAACCAATTCCAACGTGTTCACATGGAGAAATTCTGGCTGTGGATCTTAACACCACCAACAGCTGCTGTCCTCAGTACCATTgtg tgtgtgatgCCAACTTGTGCCCTGAATCATCTGTGAGCTGTGCACCCGGTCTCACTTTGGTTCAAACTACCGTCCCTGGGAATTGCTGCCCACAGCACCATTGTG AATGCCAATGTGAGGACAGCTCTGTCCCCATCTGTCAGGTG GGGGAAGTGCTGGTCGAGATTCCAGATAGCAGCATCAACTGTGGCTGTCCACAGTATATGTGCC AGAAGGCAGAGGTGTGTCTATTCCAAGGAGTAACAGTGCTGGGACCAGGCCAGTCTTTAGTTCAGTACCTTGAAGGAGAGCTATGTTATACTGTCCACTGCCTACATCACAAAGATCCAGACTCTGGCTTTTACGCCATGGAAATTTCCTCTGTCAACTGCTCCCAAAAATGTGGATCA CACCAGGTGTACGTACAATCCGCTGACCCTCAGGTGTGCTGCGGCTCCTGTAAAAACATCTCCTGTACTCACACCAACGAAAACGGGACAACAGAGCTTTTCGCT GCAGGGAGTTCCTGGGTGGAGAACTGCACACGTTACGACTGTATGGAAACAACAGTGGGAGCAGTGATACTTGCCTCTGGGGTGGTTTGTCCCCCTTTCAATGACACAGAGTGTCTTCAG AATGGCGGCGTAGTTCAGAGCTACGTTGACGGTTGCTGCAAGACAT GTAAAGAGGATGGTAAAACATGCAAACGCGTGGCTATTCGGACTACCATTCGAAAAGATGACTGCAGGAGCAATGCACcg GTCACAGTCTATTCTTGTGATGGGAAATGTCCGTCTGCCACCATATTCAACTTTAACATCAACAGTCACGCCCGTTTCTGTAAGTGCTGCCGCGAGAGTGGACTACAGACCCGCTCCGTCACACTCTACTGCTCTCGCAATGCCACAGTCGTGGAGTACAACTTCCAAGAGCCTCTGGACTGTTCCTGCCAGTGGAACTAA